A genomic segment from Pleurodeles waltl isolate 20211129_DDA chromosome 9, aPleWal1.hap1.20221129, whole genome shotgun sequence encodes:
- the LOC138259817 gene encoding ice-structuring glycoprotein-like, with translation MLCSLAVLSCIQYLFSAVLFLAAPVLSVAVLFFDAAVPSLAAAVLSVAVPSLAAAMLSVAVPFLAAAVLSVAVPSLAALVLSVAVPFFAAAVLSVAVHTLAAAVLSVAVPSLAAAVLSVAVPFLTAAVLSVAVPHLAAAVLSVAVPFLAAAVLSVAVPSLAAAVPSLAAAVLSFAVPLDAAAVLSDAVLFLHAAVLLDAAVLFLDAAVLSVTLPSCAAAVLSDSVPSLEAAVLSVAVPFLAVLCYQLLCPSLLLFCSRLLCPPLLLLCSRCCALPCFCCALVAVPSLASAVLSVAVPSLAAAVLSVAVPSCAASLLSVAVPSHAAAVLSVAVPSLAAAMLSVAVPFPAAAVLSVAVPSLAAAVLSVAVPFFAADVLSVAVHSLAAAVLSVAIPSLAAAVLSVAVPFLASAVLSVAVPSLASAVLSVAVPSLAAAVLSVAVPFLAAAVLSDAVLFLHAAVLSVAVPSRAATLLSVAVPSRAAAVLSDAVLFLHAAVLLDAAVFSLAAAVLSVAVPFFAAAVLSDAVPSLDAAVLSDAVPSLDAAVLSLAVPSLAAPVLSVAVPSLASAVLSVAVPFLAAAMLSVAVPFLAAAVLSVAVPSLAALVISVAVPFFAAAALSVAVYTLAAAVLSVAVPSLAAVLLSVAVPFLAAAVPSVAVPSLAAAVLSVAVPFLAAFL, from the coding sequence ATGCTGTGTTCTCTCGCTGTGCTCTCCTGTATTCAGTATCTGTTCTCGGCCGTGCTCTTCCTCGCTGCTCCTGTGCTCTCAGTTGCTGTGCTTTTCTTTGATGCTGCTGTaccctcccttgctgctgctgtgctctCGGTTGCTGTGCCCTCCCTTGCTGCTGCTATGCTCTCAGTTGCTGTGCCCTTCCTAGCTGCTGCTGTCCTCTCGGTTGCTGTGCCCTCCCTTGCTGCTCTTGTACTCTCAGTTGCTGTGCCCTTCTttgctgctgctgtgctctcaGTTGCTGTGCACACCCTTGCTGCTGCTGTCCTCTCGGTTGCTGTaccctcccttgctgctgctgtgctctCGGTTGCTGTGCCCTTCCTTACTGCTGCTGTGCTCTCGGTTGCTGTGCCCCaccttgctgctgctgtgctctcaGTTGCTGTGcctttccttgctgctgctgtgctctcggttgctgtgccctcccttgctgctgctgtgCCCTCCCTGGCTGCTGCTGTGCTTTCGTTTGCTGTGCCCTTAGATGCTGCTGCTGTGCTCTCCGATGCTGTGCTCTTCCTTCATGCTGCTGTGCTCCTTGATGCGGCTGTGCTCTTCCTTGATGCTGCTGTGCTCTCAGTTACTCTGCCCTCCTGTGCTGCTGCTGTGCTCTCAGATTCTGTGCCCTCCCTTGAAGCTGCTGTGCTCTCAGTTGCTGTGCCCTTCCTTGCTGTCCTGTGCTATCAGTTGCTGTGCCCTTCCTTGCTGCTGTTCTGCTCTCGGTTGCTGTGccctcccttgctgctgctgtgctctcgttgctgtgccctcccttgcttctgctgtgctctcgttgctgtgccctcccttgcttctgctgtgctctcggTTGCTGTGCCCTCCCTGGCTGCTGCTGTGCTCTCAGTTGCTGTGCCCTCCTGTGCTGCTTCTTTGCTCTCAGTTGCTGTGCCCTCCCATGCAGCTGCTGTGCTCTCAGTTGCTGTGCCCTCCCTTGCTGCTGCTATGCTCTCAGTTGCTGTGCCCTTCCCAGCTGCTGCTGTCCTCTCGGTTGCTGTGccctcccttgctgctgctgtgctctcaGTTGCTGTGCCCTTCTTTGCTGCTGATGTGCTCTCAGTTGCTGTGCACTCCCTTGCTGCTGCTGTCCTCTCGGTTGCTATaccctcccttgctgctgctgtgctctCGGTTGCTGTGCCCTTccttgcttctgctgtgctctcggttgctgtgccctcccttgcttctgctgtgctctcggTTGCTGTGCCCTCCTTGGCTGCTGCTGTGCTCTCGGTTGCTGTGCccttccttgctgctgctgtgctctCCGATGCTGTGCTCTTCCTTCATGCTGCTGTGCTCTCAGTTGCTGTGCCCTCCCGTGCTGCTACTTTGCTCTCAGTTGCTGTGCCCTCACGTGCAGCTGCTGTGCTCTCCGATGCTGTGCTCTTCCTTCATGCTGCTGTGCTCCTTGATGCTGCTGTGTTCtcccttgctgctgctgtgctctcaGTTGCTGTGCCCTTCTttgctgctgctgtgctctcaGATGCTGTGCCCTCCCTTGATGCTGCTGTGCTCTCAGATGCTGTGCCCTCCCTTGATGCTGCTGTGCTCTCGCTTGCTGTGCCCTCCCTTGCTGCTCCTGTTCTCTCGGTTGCTGTGCCCTCccttgcttctgctgtgctctcagTTGCTGTGCCCTTCCTTGCTGCTGCTATGCTCTCAGTTGCTGTGCCCTTCCTAGCTGCTGCTGTCCTCTCGGTTGCTGTGCCCTCCCTTGCTGCTCTTGTAATTTCAGTTGCTGTGCCCTTCTTTGCTGCTGCTGCACTGTCAGTTGCTGTGTACACCCTTGCTGCTGCTGTCCTCTCGGTTGCTGTACCCTCCCTTGCTGCTGTTCTGCTCTCGGTTGCTGTGCccttccttgctgctgctgtgccctcagtcgctgtgccctcccttgctgctgctgtgctctcaGTTGCTGTGCCCTTCCTTGCTGCTTTTCTTTGA